A genomic stretch from Theobroma cacao cultivar B97-61/B2 chromosome 4, Criollo_cocoa_genome_V2, whole genome shotgun sequence includes:
- the LOC18603392 gene encoding uncharacterized protein LOC18603392, whose amino-acid sequence MELDSICSKIGNLIKFLPTGTVFVFQFLNPVFTDYGKCDRLNKYLSGILIGLCGFSCIFSTFTDSYKGSDGKTHYGVATFKGLWPSPNSESVDLSSYKLRFGDFVHAFFSAVVFAVLVLLEPNTVECFYPSFATSAKALVCLVLLPPITFVVSLAFMWFPVKRHGFGYTSTEQSSNKIDPLLP is encoded by the coding sequence ATGGAACTTGATTCAATATGCTCAAAAATCGGCAACCTTATCAAGTTCCTTCCAACAGGAACAGTCTTCGTTTTCCAATTCCTAAACCCTGTTTTCACCGACTATGGCAAATGCGACAGGCTTAACAAGTACCTGTCGGGCATCCTCATTGGCCTCTGCGGCTTCTCTTGCATCTTCAGCACCTTCACCGACAGTTACAAAGGGAGTGACGGCAAAACTCACTATGGGGTAGCAACTTTTAAGGGTCTTTGGCCATCACCCAACTCGGAATCAGTGGACTTGTCGAGCTACAAGCTGAGGTTTGGCGACTTCGTTCATGCTTTCTTTTCAGCAGTCGTGTTTGCTGTCTTGGTCCTTTTGGAACCTAACACCGTGGAGTGTTTCTACCCATCGTTTGCAACCAGTGCCAAGGCCTTGGTCTGCCTTGTCTTACTGCCCCCGATTACGTTTGTAGTTTCTTTGGCATTCATGTGGTTCCCTGTCAAGCGCCATGGCTTTGGGTATACTTCCACTGAGCAATCTTCGAATAAGATCGACCCGCTTCTTCCATAA
- the LOC18603393 gene encoding uncharacterized protein LOC18603393 — MAKSSTSSSSTSISDKTFTSIGNLIKLLPTGTVFIFQFLNPILTNNGDCSPANKVLTSILIGLCGFSCAFASFTDSYKGSDGIVHYGIATVSGLWPSTNSGSSNLSSYKLTISDFVHAFFSVIVFAVLSLLDSNTVQCFYPSFESTEKALLMALPPVIGAISGTLFMALPNSRQGIGYRSSTDSSSSSNDS; from the coding sequence ATGGCTAAATCCAGCACCTCTTCCTCGTCAACTTCCATCTCGGACAAAACATTTACAAGTATCGGGAACCTTATCAAGCTCCTCCCGACAGGAACTGTCTTCATATTCCAGTTCCTGAACCCTATCCTAACCAACAACGGTGATTGCAGCCCTGCCAACAAGGTCCTCACCAGCATTCTCATTGGCCTTTGCGGCTTCTCCTGTGCTTTCGCTAGCTTTACAGATAGCTACAAAGGCAGCGACGGGATAGTTCATTATGGTATAGCCACGGTTAGTGGTCTTTGGCCTTCTACAAATTCGGGTTCATCTAACTTGTCAAGCTACAAGCTGACGATCAGCGACTTCGTCCATGCATTCTTCTCTGTCATCGTCTTCGCCGTGTTGTCTCTGTTGGATTCCAACACCGTGCAGTGCTTTTATCCATCGTTTGAGTCTACGGAGAAGGCTTTGCTCATGGCTTTGCCTCCTGTCATCGGTGCAATCTCGGGAACACTCTTCATGGCACTCCCTAACAGCCGCCAGGGCATAGGCTACCGTTCTAGTACTGATTCCTCAAGCTCTTCGAACGACTCTTAA